A single Apostichopus japonicus isolate 1M-3 chromosome 11, ASM3797524v1, whole genome shotgun sequence DNA region contains:
- the LOC139976143 gene encoding uncharacterized protein: MDFSQKRNLLILMVVLLVCGKVIICDTVPFASRLRSSNITHSSAVLSWESPGNITLISEYGLTINQREERIINDPSQTVYELQNLEIWTNYTVVLVTYDFSHNAIGSDRHSFSTHFFFANVQTLLAFGFFVYIVVCYILALILKFTCNLETDESEWRRIMIAEYEKTRRARQARAKRVKSRQNRSLKRQVSSLLGWKRKEDSTDYEDAISINSIQSIQSNRSTNNQSNGVVKEDKAEGQDAVHVEITGSDTTFNSNDTTQDENSTSEIRSESGLDDVSAVARKEEEEEIQAASENSRDEDDRDENKKASIDEADINI; the protein is encoded by the coding sequence ATGGATTTTTCGCAGAAGAGGAACCTACTAATCTTAATGGTCGTCCTACTCGTGTGTGGGAAAGTAATAATTTGTGACACAGTTCCATTTGCTTCGCGGTTGAGAAGTTCGAATATAACTCATAGCTCTGCAGTCCTTTCATGGGAATCACCTGGCAATATTACTCTAATATCAGAATATGGACTCACTATTAATCAACGAGAAGAACGTATTATTAATGATCCATCTCAAACAGTTTATGAACTACAAAACCTAGAAATATGGACAAATTATACCGTTGTTCTTGTTACGTATGATTTCTCCCACAATGCAATTGGCTCTGACCGGCATTCATTCTCGACTCATTTCTTCTTTGCCAACGTGCAAACGCTGCTTGCTTTTGGATTCTTCGTATATATTGTTGTTTGTTACATTTTAGCGCTTATTTTAAAATTCACGTGTAATTTAGAGACGGATGAAAGTGAATGGAGGAGAATAATGATTGCGGAATATGAGAAAACCAGACGGGCAAGACAAGCGAGGGCAAAGAGGGTGAAATCACGTCAGAACAGATCTCTGAAGAGACAAGTTAGCTCTTTGCTCGGATGGAAGAGAAAGGAAGATTCTACAGATTACGAGGACGCCATATCGATCAACTCTATCCAATCTATCCAAAGTAACCGCAGCACAAATAACCAGTCGAATGGTGTGGTAAAGGAAGACAAGGCCGAAGGTCAAGACGCTGTACATGTGGAGATTACAGGTAGTGATACAACTTTTAACAGTAATGATACTACGCAAGACGAAAATAGCACCAGTGAAATTAGATCTGAAAGTGGGCTTGATGACGTCTCTGCAGTTGCAAGaaaagaggaagaagaggaaATCCAGGCAGCATCTGAGAACTCGAGAGATGAAGATGACAGAGACGAAAATAAGAAGGCATCAATTGATGAGGCAGACATTAACATATGA